From a single Prochlorococcus sp. MIT 0603 genomic region:
- a CDS encoding phosphatidate cytidylyltransferase gives MASLLYSKRIVSGLCAGLFGLLVVGIGGVFFTFALCSIVHLALIEYFRMAEFAGIKPATKTTLFACQILLITTYCDSQGFFGGDFASAVLALSGALICLWLLLQPVTGSISDIAASIFGLFYLGYLPSYWIRLRNLIDIDSLPLNELINNNSELFTPGLIITLVSCLMIVASDIGSYYFGRIFGKIPLTPISPSKTIEGAVLGIFCSIFIGILTSYILNLDFFGFLLSSLLGALVGLLAIVGDLIESMLKRDAGIKDSGNVLPGHGGIFDRIDSYIFTPSIVYYLIKIIIPIVN, from the coding sequence ATGGCTTCACTACTTTATAGTAAGAGAATTGTTAGTGGTTTATGTGCAGGCCTTTTTGGCTTGTTAGTAGTTGGTATAGGGGGTGTTTTCTTTACTTTTGCACTTTGTTCAATAGTTCATTTAGCTCTTATTGAATACTTTAGGATGGCTGAATTTGCTGGTATTAAACCTGCAACTAAAACAACTCTTTTTGCTTGTCAAATTCTTTTAATAACGACTTATTGTGACAGTCAAGGTTTCTTTGGTGGGGATTTTGCTAGTGCGGTCTTGGCTTTGTCTGGAGCACTGATTTGTTTATGGCTACTTTTGCAACCTGTTACAGGCTCTATTTCTGATATTGCAGCATCAATATTTGGCCTCTTTTATTTAGGCTATTTGCCCAGTTATTGGATTAGGCTTCGTAATCTTATTGACATCGATTCTTTACCATTAAATGAATTAATAAATAATAATTCGGAGTTATTTACCCCTGGTCTAATTATCACACTTGTATCATGCCTTATGATTGTTGCATCAGATATTGGCTCATATTATTTTGGTAGAATATTTGGCAAGATACCTCTTACGCCTATATCGCCATCTAAGACAATAGAAGGAGCTGTTTTAGGAATATTTTGCTCTATATTTATTGGTATTTTAACTAGTTATATACTTAATTTAGATTTTTTTGGATTTCTTTTAAGCTCACTCTTAGGAGCTCTTGTAGGATTGTTGGCGATAGTTGGTGATCTAATTGAATCAATGTTGAAAAGGGATGCTGGTATTAAAGATTCAGGCAATGTATTGCCTGGACATGGAGGAATCTTTGACAGGATTGACAGTTATATCTTTACTCCTTCTATTGTTTATTACTTAATTAAAATTATAATTCCTATAGTTAATTAA